GATAAGACACAGGCCGCATCCGTTACAAAACAGCTGAGCACATGGTTGTTGGAGAATTCCCCGGATTTTACATTTTGGCCGATATTCCACCCGGTTCGCGCGCCAGGCAGCCGGGTGTATTTATGGGCCATGTAAATCTCTGTCGTGGATACGACGGGTTATTTTCATTTTTTTTACACAGTTTCTCCTTATTGACATGGTAAGCCTACGTCTCATGAAACTTCATGCAGATCGACCTTGATGACCCTTCAGCGTTTAAAGGCATGCCTTATGGAAATTTCGGCCAACCATGAAAAGAACATCTGGATACTTGCCCATCAGGCTCAACCGGATCTATCCTCCCTGCAGGATCTTATGGGGGGTGGTTATCACCTGCAACCGTTTGCCATCCGCAAAAGCGCTGTCCTGCATCCGCCCCAAAAGGTGGATCTGGCCCTTTTGGATATGGCGGCATCAACCCAGGATGCCATGACCAGCATCATGCGATTGCGGGAGGATTATAAAGGGCCGTTGGCGGTGCTGGATAACCATCCCAACGAAAGACGTCATATCCTTGCCCTTGAAATCGGCGCCGATGACTATCTGCAGCAACCCGTCAGTTCGCCGGTGCTGGCGGCGCGTATCGAAGCTTTGTTGCGCCGCTATCAGCAGGCGGAAAGGGAACCCTCGGCGGTGATCTCTGTCGGCGATCTGACCATTGACGCAACGCGCAGGGAGGTGACCAAAAATGAGAAGGTCATTTCGGTCACCACTGTCGAGTTCAAATTGCTCTGGTATCTGGCCAGCCATGCCGGCATAGTGGTGAGCCGCAACGATATTCATCTGGCTCTTTATAATCGGGAATACAACGGTATCGACCGTTCCGTCGATATGTACATCTCTCGGTTACGAAAAAAACTTGGCGACTGTCCCGCCCATCCCACGTTGCTCAAAACCATCCGCGGCGACGGCTACCTGTTTGTCGGGTAATATTCGCTTGCCCCCATCGAATCCATTTCATCCATAGCCCCCGGGTTTCCGGCGACAGATCATGCCGGGCTCCCTGGGGGCTGTTCGATTTGAGTCACCTTTCTTAACTTTGCTTTCCAACTTCCTCCTCCGTTTGCTTAAAAAGTAATCAACGCCTTCTTTTTCATCGCGCAAGTTCGCTCTTCAAAGTTGTAAGTTGCCGAAATAGCGTATTTTTATATACTGGCAGGGGTTTTGCTTTATGTATGGCATAAAGCCTGTCCTCTCTCCCTCCAGGCTTACTTCATCTGTTTAAAAAAGGAATCAGGCCGTGGCAACTAAACCAAAAATTCGAGAATTGCTGGACGAGAGTGCCTGCGCTCACAACAAAACCAAGACGGCTGGCTGTAACAAAACAGTCCCCGGTGCCACTACTGGCGGATGTGCCTTCGAGGGGTCGCAGATCTCTCTTTTCCCTTATGCCGATGCAGCGCATCTGGTGCACGGTCCCATAACCTGCGTGGGGGCTTCCTGGGAAACCCGGTTGACCCGAACCAGTTGGCAGGGCCGCGATATGACCCAGATGGGTTTTACCACCGGCATTTCCACCAACGACGTGGTCTTCGGCGGGGAGGAAAAATTACGGCAATCCATCGACTATATCGTTGGGCATTACGCCCCTCAGGCGGTATTTGTCTACAGTACCTGCGTTACGGCCATGATCGGTGATGATATCGATGCCGTCTGCCGTCAGGCACAGCAGGACCATGGTATTCCCATGGTGCCGGTACACGCTCCCGGTTTTGTCGGCGGCAAAAATCTCGGCAGCCGGCTGGCTGGCGAAGCGGTGCTGACGCATCTGATCGGCACTCTCGAGCCGGAGGAAACGACGCCTTTCGACATCAACCTGATCGGCGATTACAACGTTACCGGCGATATGTGGCAATATGCTCCGCTGCTGAAGGAACTCGGCATTCGGATATTATCCACCCTGAGTGGCGACGGCCGGGTGGCCAGGATACGCACCGCGCACCGCGCGCACCTCAATGTTCTGGTGTGCGCCAAGTCACTGATCTCGCTGCCGCGTAAACTCAAGGAAAAATACGGCATTCCGTTCATCTCCGTGTCCTTTTACGGTAAGCGCGATACCAGCGCCAGCATTCTCGCCATCGCCGAAGGCCTTGGCGATGCCGACCTGATCGCCCGCACCAAGCAGCTCATTGCCCGCGAAGAGGCCCGTCTGGAAGAACGCCTTGCTCCCTACCGGGAGATTTTCCGCGGCAAGAAGGCGGTGTTGAATACCGGCGGCAACAAATCGTGGTCCATCGCCTCGGCTTTGCAGGATCTGGGCATCGAGGTTGTAGCCACTTCGGTAAAAAAATCCACCCAGGTGGACAAGGAAAAGGCGCGTAAGTATCTGGGGGAAAAAGGGGTGCTGATGACCAACCCGGGAGCGGAGCAGGCCAAAATTATCGACCAAACCGGTGCCGACCTGCTGCTGGCGGGAGGACGCAGTCTATATACGGCCATCAAGAAGAAGATCGCTTTCGCTGATGTCAACCAGGAGAAAAAGAAGAGTTACGGCGGTTACGAGGGGTTGCTCAATCTGGCCGAAGATCTGAAAAATGCCCTGGAAAATCCGGTATTCAAAAACGTCGCAAGGAGGGCACCGTGGGAGAAATAAGCCACAAAATCGAGAAACCGCTGCAGATCAATCCTATCCGGCTGTCGCAGCCCATGGGGGCAGCGCTGGCTTTCCTCGGTATCGACGGCTGCATGCCGCTCATGCATGGCGGTATGGGGTGTACGTCCTTCACCAAGGTGTTTCTGACCCGCCATTTTTGCGAGCCGATCGCTATCCAGACCACGGCTGTTACGGATGTCACCGCGATCCTCGACGGTGGCGACAGCAGCATCGTCGAAGCGGTGCACAACATCACCAAAAAAGTTACCCCCAGTCTCGTCGGCCTGCATACCACCGGTCTGACCGAAACCAAGGGCGATGACATCCGTGGCGCGGCCAAACAGGTCGATTTTCCCATGGTTTATGTGCATACGGCCGACTACGAAGGCGGATTGGAAAGTGGCTGGGGCAAAACGGTCAAGGCGATCATCGAGCAACTGGTCGAAGAGCGCTCACAGGTCCAGTCCGACAAAGTGGTGTTGCTGCCCCATGTGTCCATGCAGCCCATCGAGGTGGAAAAGCTCAAGGATTTCATCGCACTGTTCGGCCTGGAGGTTGTAGCCCTGCCGGATCTTTCCACTTCGCTTGACGGTCACCTGGGTGAGAAACAGAGTGCTCTGAGCAGCGGTGGCGTTAAGGTTGAGGCCATCGTCTCGATGGCCGATGCCGCAACGGTTATCTCCGTCGGTGCATCGATGCAACTCAGTGCCGAAGCCTTGTTGAAAAAAAATGCCGCCATGCGGCATATCCACATGGACCATGTGCAGGGGTTGGTGGCAACAGATGCGCTGGTGGAGCAATTGCTTGCCCTGACCGGTATGGAACAGCCGCCGGCCAGTGTGGTGCGCTGGCGCAAACGGCTGCAGGATGTCATGCTGGACAGCCATTTTTCCTTGGGCCAGACCCGTGTGATGGTGACCGGGGAACCCGATTTTGTGGCCGGAGCCTGTGAACTTCTGTCCGAGGCCGGCGCCCGCATCAGTGTGGCCCTGTCGACGGTGGACTCGCCACAGCTGGAAGCCATAAACGCGGCAAAAGTCATGGTCGGCGATCTCGAGGACGCCGAGAAGCTGCAGGCCGAGTACGATCTTATTGTCGGCAGCATGCATGCCGAAGCCCTGGCGCATCGATTCGGCAAGGCATTGGTGCTACGCGGTTTTCCCTGCTGGGAGATCGTCGGCAACCAGCTGAAAAACGATCTTTTATATGAAGGCGGGGCGTATTTTCTCTGTGAAACGGCCAATGCCGCCGAAGCGATGCGCATGGGGAGCCACGATTAACAGTTGGTTTTCCGATTTGGCGTTGCCGTTAATCCCCTTGTGACGCCGCCGGAACGGAGCAGGCGGCGGGCGAAACCGGCGGACGACTGAGCGCAGCGAATCCCGTCCGTCCGCCCGACGGTTGCGCCGTGGAGGGAACCCGCCGCAGGCGGGCCAGGAGCGGGGCACCTTTCTCTGCTTACTCTCTATTGGTGTAAAAAGAGAGTAAGGCGCCGTGGGGGGGCGCGACCCCGCGGTGTTGCAGTTGGTGTTCGGTGGAAAGAACTAAAATCGTTACCTTAACTTCAAGTTCACCGGTCCCGGACGGCCGCCGGCTTGACAAGCAGCTGTGCTGCTTTCGGTTTTGCCGTTAATCCCCTTGTGACGCCGCCGGAACGGAGCAGGCGGCGGGCGAAACAGACGGACGACTGAGCGCAGCGAATCTTGTCCGTCCGCCCGACGGTTGCGCCGTGGAGGGAACCTGCCGCAGGCAGGCCAGGAGCGGGGCACCTTTCTCTGCTTACTCTCTATTGGTGTAAAAAGAGAGTAAGACGCCGTGCGGGGGCGCGACCCCGCGGTCTTGAAGTTAAGGGTTCAAAGATAAATCCCTACACTTTTCACTCTTGTAGGACAAACAACACAAAACTTTAACTTTCCGGAAGGAATGCTCCATGCTTCTTTACACCGACACCATCCGCCGCTGGGCAACCGACTATCGTCGTTGTCGCGACCTCACCGATCCCCACGGGACGGGAGAGGTCGGCATGGCTCATGGCGAGGAGGGCACCCGCATCGCCGTGCGGTTTACGGTGCATCTCCAGGGCGCGTTGATTACCGATGTCGGTTATCAGGTGTTCGGTTGCGGTTACTCCATGGCTGCTTGCGCCGCAGCGGCAGAGCTGGCCTGTAACAAAAATTTGCCGTCGGCAATGGCCATTGACGCTTCGCAGGTCGATGCGTTGCTCGATGGCTTGCCGCCGGAGCGCAGTTATTGCGCCGATCTGGCGGTGGAAGCATTGCAGGCGGCCCTTGCCAGTGCCAGTGGTGATGCGCAGACCGTTCAGGCCGCCTATCATCCTGCCGAAGAGGAACACGGCCCCCGCGTTCATGCCGATCATCCTGTGTACCGTGCCCTGATGGACAGTACTCCGGTTGAAGGTAGCTCAGAGGAAAACCGGCATCTGTTCGCCTGTCTGCTCAGCGTTGCCGCCGACGAACCGTACGACACCGCGGCGGCCCTTGGCCTGAGTGCCGATGATCTGAAGGTACTTTTGGAAACCTGGTTCCCGGAATGCAGCCCGGGACTGTTCAGCCAAGCGGATCGGTCGGAGCAGGTTCCTCCCGAGTATAACGACGAAGTGCTGCAAATTCTGCTTACCCATGTGCCACGGGAGGCGAATGGCACACTGCAGACCTCATCTCTTCTGTTGGCCCGCATCATCGCGGCCCGAACCGCCTATCCCGGTCATCTGTGGGTCGCCATGGGGTTATTCGAACGCCCCCAGTTGAGCGCTTCCATTCGCCGGCTGCTACCATCACTGGCTGCGGCCAATAATCAGAACATGCGTTGGAAACGCTACCTGTTCAAACAAGTCTGCGATCTCAACGGCGGGATGATGTGCAAATCCCCCAATTGTGGAGATTGCAGCGATTACGCGATCTGTTTTCCGGAAGACTGAGCTGCAACCCGGTTTTCCCCACCCCTTTGTCTTTTCCCCACCGACAGGTTATAATCCGCCCCTCTACCGATGATTCCATTCCGAGGGGCTTCCGCGTGCAGCTTATCAAGCATCAATTCAATTTTATACGTTCCCTGCTGGAGATGATTGCATTCTCCCATTCAGTGTTCGCTTTTCCCTTTGCCCTGTTGGGGGCGTTACTGGCGGTGCAGGCCAGCGGCGCCTGGCCGACTGCGGCTCAGCTGGGCTGGATATGTCTGGCCATGGTCGGTGCCCGTTCCGGTGCCATGGGGCTCAACCGCATCATCGATGCCGGCCTCGATGCCGAGAATCCGCGCACCCGCGGGCGTCATATCCCCAGCGGCAAAGTCTCCCGGCGGGCGGCCTGGCTGCTGGTCTGTGTGTCCTTTGCCGCGTTGCTGCTGGCGGCGGGCATGCTCAATTCCTTGTGTCTGATGCTGGCGCCGCTGGCGGTAGCGCTATTCGTTCTTTATCCGTTTTGCAAGCGCTTTACGGCGCTGTCGCACCTGGTATTGGGTGCCTGTCTGGGCGCGGCACCGGTCGGCGCCTGGATTGCGTTGCGCGGCGATGTGCGCTGGCCGGTGGTGCTGTTAGGGGTTGCGGTTTTGCTGTGGGTGGCGGGCTTCGATATCCTTTATGCGCTGCAGGACGAAAGCCATGATCGCCGCGCCGGTCTGCATTCACTGCCGGTACGATTGGGCGCCCGCCGGGCCTTGTTGCTGGCGCGCGTGCTGCACACGCTGATGGTGCTGCTGTTGGCGGGAGTGGCTTTTGGCGGCGGATTGGGTGGTCTCTTTCTGTGCGGGGTGCTGGTGACGGCCGGCCTGCTGGCCTGGGAACATCGCCTGGTGCGGCACGATGATCTGAGTCGCCTCAATCAGGCTTTTTTTACCATGAACGGTCTTATAAGCGTGTTATTGTTTGGGTTTGCGCTGGGGGATGTTCTGGTCCGTTTTTGAATATCCGAACAGCTCTACATTTTAATGCTGCTCCTGGATTGTTTAAGCGGCTGTGCCGTTTTTCCCCTCGTGACGCCGCCGGAACGGAGCAGGCGGCGGGCGAAACCGGCGGACGACTGAGCGCAGCGAATCTTGTCCGCCCGCCCGACGGTTGCGCCGTGGAGGGAACCTGCCGCAGGCAGGCCAGGAGCGGGGCACCTTTCTCTGCTTACTATCTTTTGGTGTAAAAAGAGAGTAAGGCGCCGTGCGGGGGCGCGACCCCGCGGTGTGGAAGGAGAAGAACTGAGGGCGTTGTTGTATCGAGGACCAAGGCAAACATCTCAAACTTCAACTTCGCCGGTCCCGGCCGGCAGCCGGGTGGCTTTCTTTACTCGTCTAAAGAAAGTCACCAAAGAAAGGACGTAGGGTCGGCTGCCGCCATTACTTGATGTCTCGGGATGGCGGTGCTGTCGATCACCGTCGCAATGAAAAAAGGATACTTCAGCTTCGATTGCGGCATCTTCGAAATGATCGTGGTTCGCCAGTGGTCTACGAAGCTGTTGCCGACACCGGCGCTGCTATATTGTCTTATAACAGCTTTGCTGTTAATCCCCTTGAGACGCCGCCGGAACGGAGCGGCTGGCGGGCGAAACCGGCGGACGACTGAGCGCAGCGAATCTTGTCCGCCCGCCCGGCGGTTGCTCCGTGGAGGGAACCCGCCGCAGGCGGGCCAGGAGCGGGGCACCTTTCTCTGCTTACTATCTTTTGGTGTAAAAAGAGAGTAAGGCGCCGTGCGGGGGCGCAACCCCGCGGTGTTGAAGTTTCGTTCATCATCATGGGTAACACGTAAAGTATCCGAAGAAGGGAATTCTTCATGCAACATATTCTTGTGGCCATAACCGGCGCCTCCGGCGCAGTGTACGGCCTGCGCCTGGTCGAAGAGCTGCTGGCTTCAAAATGCCGGGTAACCCTGCTGCTGAGTCGTTCCGGTCGGCAGGTGCTGGCCCATGAAACCGGACTGGATTGGCAGGGCTCCGTCGCGCAACGACTGCGAAAAATGCGCGAGCATTTCACCTGCGGCGAACAGCTGATGCATTACGATGAAGACGATATGTTTGCACCGCCGGCCAGCGGCTCCGCATCGCCGACCGCTATGGTTGTGGCGCCCTGTTCCATGGGTACCGCAGGGCGGTTGGCGGCCGGCATCAGCGGCAATCTCATTGAACGGGCGGCGGATGTGGCCCTGAAAGAGGGGCGGACGTTGCTGCTGGTGCCTCGGGAGACGCCGTTGTCGGCCATCCACCTGGAGAACCTGTTGCGCTTGTCGCGTGCCGGGGCACGTATCGTGCCGGCCATGCCGGCCTTTTACCAGCAACCGCAAAGCATGGCCGAGCTGATCGATTTTATGGTCGGGAAAATACTCGATGGGCTGGGCATCGAACATAAACTCTTCCGGCGTTGGGGGGATGACGCCTCGTGATATCCTTATCTGACATCGCCGCCAAGGTCGAAGCCGGCCACCGCCTCAGCGAGGCCGAGGCGGTTTTTCTGCTGCAGTCATCCGATCTGTTGGCGGTAGGCGAACTGGCGGCCCTGGCCAATCGGCGCCTGCATGGCGATAAGGTCTATTTCAATGTCAACCGCCACATCAATTACACCAATATTTGCGTGAATAACTGCGCTTTCTGTGCGTTCCGGCGCGATGACGGGGCGGCAGGAGGTTATACCCTGAGCCTGGAGCAGGTTGCCGCACGGGCCAAACAGGCCGCCGCCGCGGGAGCCACCGAGGTGCATGTGGTGGGCGGGTTGCATCCGCATCTGCCGCTGGCGTTTTACGAACAGATACTGCGTACCATTCGCGAGAGCGGTCCGGATCTGCATATCAAGGCCTTTACCGCCGTGGAGCTGGCGCATTTTTCCGCCATCAGCGGCCGGCCGCTGGAAGAAGTCATCGGCCGTTTGCAGGCGGCCGGCCTGCAGTCGCTGCCCGGTGGCGGCGCGGAGGTTTTCGCCGAACGCGCCCGGGCGCACCTCTGCCCGGAAAAGATTTCCGGCACCCGCTGGCTGGAGGTGATGCGCACCGTCCATCAGGCCGGTCTGCGCTCCAACGCCACCATGTTGTTCGGCCATCTGGAGACTCCGGTCGAACGTATCGAGCACCTGGCCCGACTACGCGCTTTGCAGGATGAAACAGGCGGCTTCCAGGCGTTTGTGGCATTGCCGTTTCAGGATGTGGGAACCCGTCTCGACGGGGTACGGGGGCCCGGCGGGGTCGAGATTCTCAAAACCCTGGCGGTGGCACGACTGTTCCTCGATAACATTTCCCATATCAAGGCCTACTGGGTGATGCTCGGCGTCAAATTGGCGCAGGTGGCCCTGGCTTTCGGCGTCAACGACCTGGACGGCACCGTAGTGGAAGAGCAGATCGGTCATCAGGCCGGCGCCGCTTCCCCCCAGGCTTTGAGCCGCGAGGGGCTGGTGCGCATGATTCTCCGGGCTGGACGTACGCCGGTTGAGCGGGACAGCCTGTACCAAGACCTGGGGCGGGAGCGGTCAGGATGCTGAACGTCATAGCTGAGAAACTCGAGGGCGGCCAGGCTCTCAACCGCAAGGACGCTCTTTACTTGTTGCAGCAGGCCGATCTGCTGGCCCTGGGAAGAATGGCCGATGGTGTGCGCCGCCGTTTGCACCCGCAGGGCCGGGTGACCTTCGTGGTCGATCGTAACGTCAACTATACCAATGTCTGCCGGACCGGCTGCCGTTTCTGTGCTTTTTACCGGCAACTGGATGATTCGGACGCCTACCTGCTGTCCCACGCGCAGATCCTCGACAAGGTTGCCGA
This DNA window, taken from Syntrophotalea carbinolica DSM 2380, encodes the following:
- a CDS encoding response regulator transcription factor produces the protein MEISANHEKNIWILAHQAQPDLSSLQDLMGGGYHLQPFAIRKSAVLHPPQKVDLALLDMAASTQDAMTSIMRLREDYKGPLAVLDNHPNERRHILALEIGADDYLQQPVSSPVLAARIEALLRRYQQAEREPSAVISVGDLTIDATRREVTKNEKVISVTTVEFKLLWYLASHAGIVVSRNDIHLALYNREYNGIDRSVDMYISRLRKKLGDCPAHPTLLKTIRGDGYLFVG
- the nifE gene encoding nitrogenase iron-molybdenum cofactor biosynthesis protein NifE — its product is MATKPKIRELLDESACAHNKTKTAGCNKTVPGATTGGCAFEGSQISLFPYADAAHLVHGPITCVGASWETRLTRTSWQGRDMTQMGFTTGISTNDVVFGGEEKLRQSIDYIVGHYAPQAVFVYSTCVTAMIGDDIDAVCRQAQQDHGIPMVPVHAPGFVGGKNLGSRLAGEAVLTHLIGTLEPEETTPFDINLIGDYNVTGDMWQYAPLLKELGIRILSTLSGDGRVARIRTAHRAHLNVLVCAKSLISLPRKLKEKYGIPFISVSFYGKRDTSASILAIAEGLGDADLIARTKQLIAREEARLEERLAPYREIFRGKKAVLNTGGNKSWSIASALQDLGIEVVATSVKKSTQVDKEKARKYLGEKGVLMTNPGAEQAKIIDQTGADLLLAGGRSLYTAIKKKIAFADVNQEKKKSYGGYEGLLNLAEDLKNALENPVFKNVARRAPWEK
- the nifN gene encoding nitrogenase iron-molybdenum cofactor biosynthesis protein NifN, with the protein product MGEISHKIEKPLQINPIRLSQPMGAALAFLGIDGCMPLMHGGMGCTSFTKVFLTRHFCEPIAIQTTAVTDVTAILDGGDSSIVEAVHNITKKVTPSLVGLHTTGLTETKGDDIRGAAKQVDFPMVYVHTADYEGGLESGWGKTVKAIIEQLVEERSQVQSDKVVLLPHVSMQPIEVEKLKDFIALFGLEVVALPDLSTSLDGHLGEKQSALSSGGVKVEAIVSMADAATVISVGASMQLSAEALLKKNAAMRHIHMDHVQGLVATDALVEQLLALTGMEQPPASVVRWRKRLQDVMLDSHFSLGQTRVMVTGEPDFVAGACELLSEAGARISVALSTVDSPQLEAINAAKVMVGDLEDAEKLQAEYDLIVGSMHAEALAHRFGKALVLRGFPCWEIVGNQLKNDLLYEGGAYFLCETANAAEAMRMGSHD
- a CDS encoding nitrogen fixation protein NifQ, translated to MLLYTDTIRRWATDYRRCRDLTDPHGTGEVGMAHGEEGTRIAVRFTVHLQGALITDVGYQVFGCGYSMAACAAAAELACNKNLPSAMAIDASQVDALLDGLPPERSYCADLAVEALQAALASASGDAQTVQAAYHPAEEEHGPRVHADHPVYRALMDSTPVEGSSEENRHLFACLLSVAADEPYDTAAALGLSADDLKVLLETWFPECSPGLFSQADRSEQVPPEYNDEVLQILLTHVPREANGTLQTSSLLLARIIAARTAYPGHLWVAMGLFERPQLSASIRRLLPSLAAANNQNMRWKRYLFKQVCDLNGGMMCKSPNCGDCSDYAICFPED
- a CDS encoding 4-hydroxybenzoate octaprenyltransferase; this translates as MQLIKHQFNFIRSLLEMIAFSHSVFAFPFALLGALLAVQASGAWPTAAQLGWICLAMVGARSGAMGLNRIIDAGLDAENPRTRGRHIPSGKVSRRAAWLLVCVSFAALLLAAGMLNSLCLMLAPLAVALFVLYPFCKRFTALSHLVLGACLGAAPVGAWIALRGDVRWPVVLLGVAVLLWVAGFDILYALQDESHDRRAGLHSLPVRLGARRALLLARVLHTLMVLLLAGVAFGGGLGGLFLCGVLVTAGLLAWEHRLVRHDDLSRLNQAFFTMNGLISVLLFGFALGDVLVRF
- a CDS encoding UbiX family flavin prenyltransferase, whose protein sequence is MQHILVAITGASGAVYGLRLVEELLASKCRVTLLLSRSGRQVLAHETGLDWQGSVAQRLRKMREHFTCGEQLMHYDEDDMFAPPASGSASPTAMVVAPCSMGTAGRLAAGISGNLIERAADVALKEGRTLLLVPRETPLSAIHLENLLRLSRAGARIVPAMPAFYQQPQSMAELIDFMVGKILDGLGIEHKLFRRWGDDAS
- the mqnE gene encoding aminofutalosine synthase MqnE, whose amino-acid sequence is MISLSDIAAKVEAGHRLSEAEAVFLLQSSDLLAVGELAALANRRLHGDKVYFNVNRHINYTNICVNNCAFCAFRRDDGAAGGYTLSLEQVAARAKQAAAAGATEVHVVGGLHPHLPLAFYEQILRTIRESGPDLHIKAFTAVELAHFSAISGRPLEEVIGRLQAAGLQSLPGGGAEVFAERARAHLCPEKISGTRWLEVMRTVHQAGLRSNATMLFGHLETPVERIEHLARLRALQDETGGFQAFVALPFQDVGTRLDGVRGPGGVEILKTLAVARLFLDNISHIKAYWVMLGVKLAQVALAFGVNDLDGTVVEEQIGHQAGAASPQALSREGLVRMILRAGRTPVERDSLYQDLGRERSGC